The following are from one region of the Segatella oris genome:
- a CDS encoding L-rhamnose isomerase: MKDNQILQAYEIAKERYAAIGIDTDKAISLLERIPISLHCWQADDVMGFERNTALTGGIQTTGNYPGRARNIDEVRQDIAYVQTLLAGNHRLNLHETYGDFGGTFVDRDQVEAKHFQSWIDWAKEHKLKLDFNSTSFSHPKSGNLTLSNPDKETRDFWIEHTKRCRHIADYMGKEQNSPCIMNIWVHDGSKDLTVNRKYYRDILAQSLDDILEEMLPNMKTCVEAKLFGIGLESYTVGSHDFYAGYCASRKVIYTLDTGHYEQTENVSDMVASLLLYVPELMLHVSRPVRWDSDHVTIMNDQTLDLFKEIVRADALNRAYVGLDYFDASINRIGAYIIGTRATQKCILQALLEPIAKLRDYESKEQYFQRLALLEEAKSLPFGAVYDYFNYKNNVPVGEDFIPQIEEYERKVLSQR, encoded by the coding sequence ATGAAAGATAATCAAATTCTCCAAGCCTATGAGATTGCAAAAGAACGCTATGCTGCCATTGGTATAGATACCGACAAAGCAATCAGCTTATTAGAACGTATTCCTATCTCGCTCCATTGTTGGCAAGCAGACGACGTGATGGGCTTCGAACGCAATACGGCGCTCACCGGCGGAATCCAAACAACCGGGAATTATCCCGGCAGAGCAAGGAATATAGATGAGGTACGCCAAGACATAGCTTATGTTCAAACTCTTTTGGCTGGTAACCATCGCTTGAATTTACATGAAACATATGGAGATTTTGGCGGAACGTTTGTTGATCGCGACCAAGTAGAGGCAAAGCACTTCCAAAGTTGGATAGACTGGGCAAAGGAGCATAAGCTGAAATTGGATTTCAACTCAACAAGTTTCTCTCATCCGAAGAGTGGAAACCTGACACTATCTAATCCAGATAAGGAGACTAGAGACTTTTGGATAGAACATACAAAACGTTGTCGCCATATAGCAGACTACATGGGGAAAGAGCAAAACAGCCCTTGTATAATGAATATCTGGGTACACGACGGTAGCAAAGACCTAACCGTCAACCGTAAGTATTATCGCGATATCCTAGCTCAATCGCTCGATGACATCTTGGAGGAAATGCTTCCAAACATGAAGACTTGTGTCGAAGCAAAATTGTTTGGTATAGGACTGGAGAGCTATACGGTTGGTTCGCATGATTTTTATGCGGGCTACTGCGCTAGTCGCAAGGTAATCTACACATTGGATACAGGTCATTACGAACAAACAGAAAATGTATCAGATATGGTTGCATCCTTGCTACTCTATGTTCCCGAACTCATGCTCCATGTGAGTAGACCGGTACGCTGGGACAGCGATCACGTTACGATTATGAATGACCAGACCTTAGACCTTTTCAAAGAAATCGTAAGAGCGGATGCACTAAACAGAGCATACGTGGGACTAGACTATTTTGATGCAAGTATCAATCGTATCGGAGCCTACATCATAGGCACTCGCGCTACTCAGAAGTGTATTCTCCAAGCCTTGCTCGAACCGATTGCCAAATTACGCGACTATGAAAGCAAGGAACAATATTTCCAACGTCTGGCATTACTGGAAGAGGCTAAAAGTCTTCCTTTTGGTGCTGTCTACGACTATTTCAATTATAAGAACAATGTCCCTGTAGGCGAAGATTTCATTCCGCAAATTGAAGAATACGAAAGGAAAGTTCTTTCTCAGCGTTAA
- the glf gene encoding UDP-galactopyranose mutase translates to MESVYDYLIVGAGLFGSTFAHFARQQGKRCLVIDKRNHLGGNLYCETVEGIDVHKYGAHIFHTNSKQVWNFVNSFVEFNRYTNSPVADYQGKLYNLPFNMNTFYQMWGVTTPAAARTKLEEQRAEAIAKMKAEGVGEPRNLEEQALTLIGKDIYERLIKGYTEKQWGRKCTELPAFIINRLPVRFVFDNNYFNDKYQGIPIGGYNRLIEALLCGVDTMTDVDFFDCEHSYNHVSGFHKVRNSNFDVQCRQLVFTGKIDEYFGYQLGKLDYRTVRFEQEILDMPNYQGNAVVNFTEAAVPYTRIIEHKHFALFGQAVYDNPKTVISREYSTEWQDGMEPYYPVNDDKNNRLAQQYRALASKEEKVIFGGRLAEYKYYDMAPIVECVMKIFQV, encoded by the coding sequence ATGGAGTCTGTTTACGATTATCTTATTGTAGGAGCCGGACTTTTCGGTTCAACATTTGCCCACTTTGCCCGTCAGCAGGGCAAGCGATGTTTGGTCATTGATAAACGAAATCACCTTGGGGGAAATCTATATTGTGAGACTGTTGAGGGAATAGATGTGCACAAATATGGTGCGCATATATTCCATACGAATTCGAAACAAGTGTGGAATTTCGTAAATTCATTTGTAGAATTTAATCGTTACACAAATTCTCCCGTTGCTGATTACCAAGGGAAGCTTTATAATCTTCCTTTTAACATGAATACTTTTTATCAGATGTGGGGGGTGACTACACCGGCTGCGGCTCGAACCAAATTAGAAGAACAGCGTGCTGAAGCGATTGCGAAGATGAAAGCTGAAGGTGTTGGCGAACCGCGTAATCTTGAAGAACAAGCGCTTACACTGATAGGAAAAGATATCTATGAGCGATTGATCAAAGGTTATACTGAGAAACAATGGGGCCGGAAATGTACCGAGCTTCCTGCATTTATCATTAATCGGTTGCCTGTTAGATTTGTCTTTGATAATAATTATTTCAATGATAAGTATCAAGGCATCCCTATTGGCGGATACAATAGATTGATTGAAGCTTTGCTCTGTGGCGTTGATACGATGACTGACGTTGATTTCTTTGATTGTGAGCATAGCTACAATCATGTTTCGGGATTTCATAAGGTTAGAAATTCAAACTTTGATGTTCAATGCAGACAGCTTGTTTTTACAGGTAAGATTGATGAATACTTCGGTTATCAACTTGGAAAGTTGGATTATCGCACAGTGCGTTTCGAGCAAGAAATACTTGATATGCCGAATTATCAGGGAAATGCGGTTGTAAATTTCACAGAAGCTGCTGTCCCATATACGCGCATTATCGAACATAAACATTTTGCATTATTTGGCCAAGCTGTCTATGACAATCCAAAGACAGTGATTTCTCGTGAATATTCAACAGAGTGGCAAGATGGTATGGAACCTTATTATCCTGTGAATGACGACAAAAATAACCGCCTTGCGCAACAGTATCGTGCATTGGCCTCAAAAGAGGAGAAAGTTATCTTCGGTGGACGTCTTGCTGAATATAAATATTATGACATGGCTCCGATTGTGGAGTGTGTGATGAAGATATTCCAAGTGTAG
- a CDS encoding DUF2752 domain-containing protein, whose amino-acid sequence MSKIKIGAVISAVAVAIFALYFANPSSYQLWPKCPFKLLTGLDCPSCGIQRFFHAFLHGDFLHAIAYNYYLIYALPYALSFLVAMALPQGKYKNSLKKIIESKPAVWLYVITFFAWLIVRNLYHI is encoded by the coding sequence GTGAGTAAGATAAAAATTGGGGCAGTCATCTCTGCGGTGGCTGTCGCAATCTTCGCTCTATACTTCGCCAATCCTTCATCTTATCAGCTTTGGCCCAAATGCCCTTTCAAACTTCTTACCGGGCTTGATTGCCCTTCATGTGGCATACAACGCTTTTTCCATGCCTTTCTGCATGGAGACTTTTTGCATGCCATCGCCTACAATTATTATCTGATTTACGCCCTGCCCTATGCACTTTCGTTCCTCGTAGCGATGGCCCTACCGCAAGGAAAATATAAAAACAGTCTGAAAAAAATCATTGAAAGCAAACCTGCCGTATGGCTTTATGTCATTACGTTCTTTGCATGGCTGATTGTCAGAAACCTCTATCACATTTGA
- a CDS encoding acyl-CoA thioesterase, whose translation MEQTEFHHKLQIQLRFTDADQFGHINNTAYFQYYDTAKIDYVRKVCNIPKGNHAIFAVHVEADFLAQVHSTDRVEVQTAITEIGTKSFTLIQRLVDIDTQEVKCIGRTVMVAFDLERNESIPMLPEWIDAICKFEGRDVRRKP comes from the coding sequence ATGGAACAGACAGAATTTCATCATAAACTGCAAATTCAATTGAGATTTACCGATGCCGATCAGTTCGGACACATCAACAACACGGCCTATTTCCAATATTATGATACGGCAAAGATTGACTATGTGCGCAAAGTGTGCAACATTCCCAAAGGCAATCATGCCATTTTTGCAGTTCATGTAGAAGCCGACTTCCTTGCCCAGGTGCACAGTACCGACCGAGTTGAGGTGCAAACCGCCATTACCGAGATTGGGACAAAGAGTTTCACGCTTATCCAACGCCTTGTAGACATCGACACACAAGAAGTGAAATGCATCGGTCGCACTGTCATGGTAGCCTTTGATCTTGAGCGGAACGAGTCTATTCCCATGCTGCCCGAATGGATTGATGCCATTTGCAAGTTCGAGGGGCGCGATGTTAGGAGAAAGCCTTGA
- a CDS encoding SusC/RagA family TonB-linked outer membrane protein, with protein sequence MKTKIHYFTGGLSDSYWSRPSFRLSGLILLLGSSLLVPITAGATKSSMPMAVEQQTKKITGTVTDNSGEPIIGATVAVKGTKNAAVTDVDGHFTLSGVTNNAVLRISYIGYSDQEIGIGKQSTISIVLSQDTKALDEVVVVAYGAQKKTTLTGAVAAIGTRELKQSPAANLAVTLTGRLPGLIAIQRSGEPGRDVTNLYMRGRGTINGQNPLILVDGVERDITSLDPNEVDNVSILKDASSTALFGVRGANGVILVTTKRGTSEIPDISLTAETGWQTFTRWPSQIDSYDWALLKNQAWHNDHPNPGVTDAPPYSAYALERYRLGDQPNIYSNHHWVDELTNKWVPQTRYNLTLNGKGANVNYFVNVGYLHQGGQFKLDKSEKPSYDAKKFMDRYNFRANIDVALNARKTLKAFLNAAGTFETVNGPNEETLTLLTNLLGKWPNIQAGPTTPDGEVLLGGSSYQYSPWAQINRSGYRKETRSSVNATFGMSYDLGFLLKGLSTKLTASYDTQSINYLVGKKGYQYWESVVDPNRKNPDGSDYIEYHRIRTDFDNTPLSTSKSATFASFYDLQWQINFNRTFNEKHTVTALLLAQKQSQIKASDVLPFNVQGLATRLTYAYDDKYIAEFNAGYNGSEQFAPKNRYGFFPSASAAWNISREKFFEKWTNVVDKMKLRVSYGLVGNDKIGNTRFLYLDNVTRSYGGYSPSLSNNNTIQELFFGNPNLKWETAKKLNVGFELGLWKYFNLSFDIFSERRDNILITKNSTPSIIGVAQSTIAPFNLGRVKNRGYELEMSFNKPITKDLLIMAKANLNYNDNEVVYMDELKFDETYAYPYHQTGYSIGQQWGMIAEGFFKDQDEINAYAKYEGQQPRPGDLKYKDVNGDNIINQKDLSPIGYSDVPKYTAGLALSITYKNFDISALFQGAFNVSGAVGSPGPYEWYDFREFHKKAWTAERAAAGEEILFPALALAQSPSEIYNSTFFNMDRSYIRLKNLEIGYTLPKNWSRAINAKVVRLYVNGYNLATWDKMKFKDWDPEVMDNSTYPLLKVWNIGVNVTF encoded by the coding sequence ATGAAAACCAAAATTCATTATTTTACTGGTGGACTTTCTGATTCTTATTGGAGCCGACCATCCTTTAGACTCTCAGGACTCATTTTATTATTGGGTTCGAGTTTGTTGGTGCCTATAACAGCAGGTGCTACAAAGAGCAGTATGCCAATGGCAGTAGAACAACAGACGAAGAAGATTACAGGTACCGTTACCGACAACAGCGGAGAGCCAATCATTGGTGCCACTGTTGCAGTCAAAGGTACCAAGAATGCCGCTGTAACTGACGTTGATGGACATTTTACTCTTTCCGGAGTAACTAACAATGCAGTACTTCGTATTTCCTATATCGGATATAGCGACCAAGAGATTGGCATCGGCAAACAAAGTACTATAAGCATTGTGCTATCGCAAGACACCAAGGCACTGGACGAAGTAGTGGTAGTAGCTTATGGTGCACAAAAGAAGACGACGCTTACAGGTGCTGTTGCCGCTATCGGAACACGAGAATTGAAGCAGAGCCCCGCTGCCAATCTAGCCGTGACGCTAACCGGTCGTCTTCCGGGTTTGATTGCCATCCAACGTAGCGGTGAGCCCGGTCGCGATGTAACCAATCTTTACATGCGTGGTCGCGGAACCATCAATGGGCAAAACCCTCTGATTTTGGTCGATGGTGTGGAGCGTGATATTACCTCGCTCGACCCCAATGAAGTAGACAATGTATCTATCTTGAAAGATGCTTCTTCTACAGCTCTCTTCGGTGTGCGTGGTGCTAACGGCGTTATCCTCGTCACCACCAAACGCGGTACGAGCGAAATTCCCGACATTAGTCTTACCGCAGAAACAGGTTGGCAGACGTTCACCCGTTGGCCGTCGCAAATAGACTCTTACGACTGGGCACTTCTGAAGAATCAGGCTTGGCACAATGACCATCCTAATCCCGGAGTGACCGACGCACCTCCCTATTCCGCCTATGCATTGGAACGTTATCGTCTTGGTGACCAGCCGAACATTTATAGTAATCATCACTGGGTAGACGAATTAACTAACAAGTGGGTGCCTCAGACACGCTACAATCTCACGCTGAATGGTAAAGGGGCTAATGTCAATTACTTTGTAAACGTGGGATACCTGCATCAGGGTGGTCAATTTAAACTTGACAAATCAGAGAAGCCCAGCTATGATGCTAAAAAGTTTATGGACCGATACAACTTCCGTGCAAATATCGACGTAGCTCTCAATGCCCGCAAGACATTGAAAGCATTCCTGAATGCAGCTGGTACGTTTGAAACGGTCAACGGTCCTAACGAGGAAACACTGACTCTTTTGACAAACCTGTTGGGTAAGTGGCCTAACATTCAAGCAGGACCTACCACGCCCGATGGCGAGGTGCTTCTCGGAGGTAGCTCTTATCAGTACAGTCCATGGGCACAAATTAACCGTTCCGGTTACAGAAAAGAGACACGCAGTTCTGTAAATGCTACTTTCGGTATGTCTTACGACCTTGGTTTCCTCTTGAAAGGACTATCTACCAAGCTTACAGCTTCGTACGACACCCAGTCTATCAATTATCTCGTTGGTAAGAAAGGATACCAGTACTGGGAGTCTGTGGTTGATCCGAACCGAAAAAATCCTGACGGTAGCGATTACATAGAATATCACCGTATTCGTACCGACTTCGACAACACCCCTCTTTCTACCAGCAAGTCGGCTACATTTGCTTCTTTCTATGACTTACAATGGCAGATTAACTTCAATCGAACTTTCAACGAGAAGCATACTGTAACAGCTTTGTTACTGGCTCAGAAACAGTCACAAATTAAGGCTTCGGATGTATTACCATTCAATGTGCAAGGTTTGGCAACACGTTTAACCTATGCTTACGACGACAAGTATATAGCAGAGTTCAATGCCGGCTACAATGGTTCGGAACAGTTTGCGCCGAAAAACAGATATGGCTTCTTTCCATCTGCTTCTGCTGCATGGAACATTTCGCGTGAGAAGTTCTTCGAAAAGTGGACTAATGTGGTTGACAAGATGAAGCTACGCGTATCTTATGGTCTTGTTGGTAATGACAAAATTGGCAATACGCGATTCCTCTATCTCGACAATGTAACAAGAAGTTATGGTGGCTATTCACCCTCTTTGTCAAACAACAATACTATTCAAGAGCTGTTCTTTGGTAACCCGAACCTAAAATGGGAGACCGCAAAAAAACTGAACGTAGGTTTCGAACTGGGTCTCTGGAAGTACTTCAACCTCTCGTTCGATATATTCTCAGAGCGTCGTGACAATATTCTGATTACAAAGAACTCCACTCCATCAATTATTGGTGTGGCACAGTCTACAATTGCTCCTTTCAACCTCGGGCGCGTAAAGAATCGTGGCTATGAATTGGAAATGTCATTTAATAAACCCATCACCAAAGATTTGCTCATAATGGCCAAAGCAAACCTCAACTACAACGACAACGAGGTGGTATATATGGATGAGCTGAAATTTGATGAAACTTATGCATATCCTTACCATCAGACAGGTTATAGCATTGGCCAACAATGGGGTATGATAGCAGAAGGCTTCTTCAAAGACCAAGACGAGATCAACGCTTACGCAAAGTACGAAGGCCAACAACCACGCCCCGGCGACTTGAAGTATAAGGATGTCAATGGTGATAATATTATCAACCAAAAAGACTTGTCTCCTATCGGATATTCGGATGTACCTAAATACACTGCAGGTCTAGCACTTAGCATAACCTATAAGAACTTTGATATTTCGGCACTGTTCCAAGGTGCATTTAATGTATCGGGTGCAGTGGGGTCACCCGGCCCTTACGAATGGTACGACTTCCGTGAATTCCACAAGAAAGCATGGACTGCAGAGCGCGCAGCTGCAGGCGAGGAGATTCTTTTCCCAGCCTTGGCTTTGGCACAGTCGCCCAGTGAAATATACAACAGCACCTTCTTTAATATGGATCGTTCGTACATCCGTCTGAAAAACCTAGAAATAGGATATACCTTGCCTAAGAATTGGTCAAGAGCCATTAATGCCAAGGTGGTTCGCTTATATGTCAATGGCTACAACCTAGCGACATGGGACAAGATGAAATTTAAGGATTGGGATCCTGAGGTTATGGACAATAGTACTTACCCTCTACTTAAAGTATGGAATATCGGTGTAAACGTAACCTTCTAA
- a CDS encoding L-rhamnose/proton symporter RhaT, with amino-acid sequence MDINIIIGLFIIAIGSFCQSSCYVPINKIKEWSWESYWLVQGFFAWLVFPFLGTIAAIPEGNSISELLLQTDTFHLLMTILFGVLWGVGGLTFGLSMRYLGVALGQSISLGTCAALGTIMGPVILNTFYPELNPMKQLTGAVMIGVLVTLIGIAIIGIAGAMRAATLAPETSKANKKGNSFYKGIIIALLCGFMSGCFNVGLTFGQNIHFTATPALFHTLPATFLVTLGGFFTNAVYCLYQNNKNHTWGDYAKGNTWGNNLVFYILAGGLWYSQFFGLSLGKNFLLSSPALLTLSFCILMAQNVVFSNIWGIILQEWKGCSKKVIAILILGVIILMISPFIPQLI; translated from the coding sequence ATGGATATAAATATAATTATAGGACTATTCATTATAGCAATTGGCTCTTTTTGCCAATCAAGCTGTTATGTCCCCATCAATAAGATAAAAGAATGGTCATGGGAAAGCTATTGGCTGGTTCAAGGTTTTTTTGCATGGTTGGTCTTCCCATTTTTAGGAACAATTGCCGCAATCCCCGAAGGAAACAGCATTTCCGAGCTCCTATTGCAAACCGACACATTCCATCTCTTGATGACAATCCTTTTCGGAGTATTGTGGGGAGTGGGCGGATTAACATTCGGTCTATCTATGCGCTATTTAGGAGTGGCTCTCGGACAGAGTATCTCGCTAGGTACCTGTGCTGCTTTAGGAACCATCATGGGACCTGTCATTCTCAACACCTTTTATCCAGAATTGAATCCGATGAAACAGCTTACCGGGGCAGTCATGATTGGAGTTCTTGTCACGCTCATCGGCATAGCCATTATTGGTATTGCAGGAGCTATGCGAGCAGCAACCCTCGCTCCAGAGACATCGAAGGCCAACAAAAAGGGAAACAGTTTCTACAAAGGTATCATCATTGCTTTGCTATGCGGCTTTATGAGTGGTTGTTTTAATGTAGGACTAACTTTTGGTCAAAATATTCACTTTACTGCAACGCCGGCGCTATTCCACACATTACCCGCCACCTTTCTGGTAACTTTGGGCGGATTCTTCACCAACGCAGTCTATTGTCTGTACCAAAACAATAAAAACCATACGTGGGGAGACTATGCCAAAGGCAACACATGGGGTAATAACCTTGTATTTTACATCTTGGCCGGTGGGCTGTGGTATAGCCAGTTTTTCGGGCTCTCGCTAGGCAAGAACTTTCTTCTGTCCTCGCCGGCACTTCTCACCCTTTCTTTCTGTATTCTGATGGCACAGAATGTCGTCTTTTCGAATATATGGGGAATCATCTTACAAGAGTGGAAGGGATGCTCGAAGAAAGTTATTGCAATCCTCATACTCGGCGTTATTATACTAATGATAAGTCCTTTTATTCCACAACTAATATGA
- a CDS encoding site-specific integrase, which produces MRSTFSVIFYLKKDKVKKDGTSPIMGRITVDGTQAQFSCKLSIKPNLWGIKGGRAVGKSVTARETNRMLDKLRVGITRHYQEIMERDSFVTAEKVRNAFLGLEYRCQTLIKIYGHFIEDYAKKVDCGMKAKSTLTKYHAVYSHLKDFLQLRYHVSDIALKEIQPTFITDFETYLLAEKHLHCNSVWVYSCPVRMLLHRAVENGWLMRYPFPDCSVPKEETEKGFLTKEELGLLINAPKMNFKRTFIRDLFLFCAFTGLAYIDLKNLREENIVSNPLDGSVWIHTHRQKTGVETNVRLLDIPLQIMKKYKGLCEDGRVFPVPSYNSCKMILRTVMKKCCIRKHITWHMARHTMATVVCLSNGMPIESVSSVLGHKCISSTQIYAKITNEKLNKEMNVLSEKLADIGEFVTSETFA; this is translated from the coding sequence ATGAGAAGTACATTTTCAGTCATCTTCTATTTGAAGAAAGACAAGGTAAAGAAAGACGGTACGTCACCCATCATGGGGCGCATCACCGTGGACGGTACGCAAGCGCAGTTCAGCTGCAAGCTCTCCATCAAGCCGAATCTCTGGGGCATCAAGGGTGGTCGTGCGGTTGGCAAGAGTGTAACGGCACGGGAAACCAACCGGATGCTCGACAAACTCCGTGTAGGTATCACAAGGCATTATCAGGAAATCATGGAGCGCGACAGCTTTGTCACGGCTGAGAAAGTCAGGAATGCTTTCCTTGGTTTGGAATATCGCTGCCAGACACTCATAAAGATTTATGGCCACTTCATAGAAGATTATGCCAAGAAAGTCGACTGCGGCATGAAGGCAAAAAGCACGTTGACGAAATACCATGCCGTATACAGTCACTTAAAGGACTTCCTGCAATTACGCTATCATGTGAGTGACATCGCCCTAAAAGAAATTCAACCAACATTCATCACCGATTTTGAGACTTACCTGCTTGCAGAAAAACACCTGCATTGCAATTCTGTCTGGGTATATTCCTGTCCCGTCCGCATGCTGCTGCACAGGGCGGTAGAAAACGGCTGGCTGATGCGTTATCCATTCCCTGACTGCAGTGTGCCGAAAGAGGAAACAGAAAAAGGATTCCTTACCAAAGAAGAACTCGGACTGCTTATCAACGCCCCGAAGATGAACTTCAAGCGGACATTCATCCGCGATCTGTTCCTTTTCTGCGCTTTCACGGGATTGGCTTACATAGACCTGAAGAACCTTCGGGAGGAAAATATCGTGTCCAACCCGCTCGACGGCAGTGTATGGATACACACCCATCGACAAAAGACCGGTGTGGAAACAAACGTCCGCCTGCTTGACATTCCCCTTCAAATCATGAAGAAATACAAAGGCCTGTGCGAAGACGGGCGTGTCTTTCCCGTTCCGTCCTATAATTCCTGCAAAATGATACTACGTACCGTCATGAAGAAATGCTGCATCCGCAAACACATTACTTGGCACATGGCGCGCCATACGATGGCAACGGTAGTATGCCTTTCCAACGGCATGCCTATCGAGTCTGTCAGCAGCGTATTGGGGCACAAATGTATCTCCAGCACACAGATATACGCCAAGATTACCAATGAGAAATTGAACAAGGAAATGAATGTGCTCTCGGAGAAACTTGCCGACATCGGTGAATTCGTCACCTCGGAGACTTTTGCGTAA
- a CDS encoding rhodanese-like domain-containing protein — MNKIKMFLGALLGSALTACAQNENITSVDAKAFQSAITKDSVQLVDVRTAGEYATRHILYAVNIDVLQPDFKEKAGKMLDNSKPAYVYCRSGRRSMTAANILVGMGFKVVNLKGGIESYPVTEK, encoded by the coding sequence ATGAATAAGATTAAAATGTTTTTAGGCGCTTTGTTGGGTTCGGCATTGACTGCATGTGCCCAGAATGAGAATATCACAAGTGTGGACGCAAAGGCCTTTCAATCGGCAATTACGAAAGACAGTGTGCAGCTTGTTGATGTGCGTACGGCCGGCGAATATGCTACCCGGCATATTCTTTATGCGGTGAATATCGATGTCCTGCAACCCGATTTCAAGGAAAAAGCAGGGAAAATGCTGGATAATTCAAAGCCGGCATATGTTTATTGTCGTTCTGGAAGACGCAGTATGACGGCGGCAAATATTCTTGTGGGAATGGGATTTAAGGTGGTTAATCTAAAAGGTGGAATAGAAAGCTATCCTGTAACGGAAAAATGA
- a CDS encoding TM2 domain-containing protein, protein MEQNQAEQLICIYANRLPLMSLDSIKNQLTQMDYSHASLFMSQLKDPTISIILSILTGHLGIDRLYVGDIGLGILKLFTCGGLGVWWLIDIFIIMDRTKAVNLQTFLNHK, encoded by the coding sequence ATGGAACAAAATCAAGCAGAACAACTCATTTGCATCTACGCTAATCGCCTGCCCCTGATGTCACTTGATAGCATCAAAAACCAACTGACACAAATGGACTACAGCCATGCCAGCTTGTTTATGTCACAGCTGAAAGACCCAACCATCAGTATCATTCTTTCGATTCTCACAGGTCATTTAGGTATAGACCGCCTCTACGTTGGTGATATTGGCTTGGGCATTCTGAAGCTCTTCACCTGCGGAGGATTGGGCGTTTGGTGGCTGATTGACATTTTCATCATCATGGACAGAACTAAAGCGGTCAATCTCCAAACCTTTTTAAACCACAAATAA
- a CDS encoding CD225/dispanin family protein yields MDNEQLNEQNFTPQQEAQIENEVKTACQETTPPMPKPNNNLALAIFTTVCCCLPFGIVAIIKASKVDSLYATGHYQEAIAEAETAKKYSTYGIVFGFIIGAIYTILQFFLAYSKMH; encoded by the coding sequence ATGGACAACGAACAACTCAACGAGCAAAATTTCACACCGCAACAGGAAGCTCAAATCGAAAATGAAGTAAAAACCGCATGCCAGGAAACCACACCTCCCATGCCTAAACCCAACAACAACCTTGCACTTGCCATCTTCACAACCGTGTGTTGCTGCCTTCCTTTTGGCATTGTTGCCATTATCAAGGCCAGCAAAGTCGACAGCCTCTATGCAACAGGACATTATCAGGAAGCAATCGCTGAAGCTGAAACTGCCAAGAAATACAGCACTTACGGTATTGTCTTTGGCTTTATTATTGGGGCCATTTATACTATTCTGCAATTCTTCTTGGCTTACTCTAAAATGCACTGA
- a CDS encoding hemerythrin domain-containing protein, whose translation MNSIYPFEQWPLDLLVDYVLKVHHRGTREQGPVILNKLIEVAEAHREDNPNLLKVTDHFRNSLYDLDTHCMKEERVLYPYILEMFSAHSIGQTVTPFHCGTIQGPIGVMMADHSDELDRHNRIAELTDNYKAPEGADEDYVEAMQLLKQFRQGLDEHIALENEVVFPMALKLEGLAVE comes from the coding sequence ATGAATTCTATTTATCCATTTGAGCAGTGGCCACTTGATTTACTGGTTGACTATGTGTTGAAAGTGCATCATCGGGGGACGCGCGAACAAGGGCCTGTTATCCTCAATAAGCTGATAGAAGTGGCTGAGGCACACCGGGAAGACAATCCAAATCTGTTGAAAGTGACGGATCATTTTCGCAATTCGCTTTACGATTTGGATACACATTGCATGAAAGAAGAGCGTGTGCTCTATCCTTATATCCTTGAGATGTTCAGTGCACACAGTATCGGACAAACGGTTACACCATTCCATTGCGGCACAATTCAAGGGCCGATAGGCGTGATGATGGCTGATCACAGTGATGAACTCGACCGGCATAATCGTATCGCTGAATTGACCGATAATTATAAAGCTCCCGAAGGTGCAGATGAAGATTACGTTGAAGCGATGCAACTTCTGAAGCAGTTTCGCCAAGGACTTGACGAACATATTGCACTTGAAAACGAAGTTGTGTTTCCAATGGCATTGAAACTTGAGGGGCTGGCGGTAGAGTAA